A portion of the Bombus pascuorum chromosome 8, iyBomPasc1.1, whole genome shotgun sequence genome contains these proteins:
- the LOC132909691 gene encoding multidrug resistance-associated protein 1 isoform X2 — MKDHTMDQFCGTDFWNNSLTWNTEDPDITECFQKTVLIWVPCTFLWLFSGIEIYYFLNSKSKNIPYTWLFILKQILIVALIILSIVDVGTAIHRSTYVKVYNVDYCTPVIKIITFIKAGTLVIYNRKYGMQTSGLLYLFWFLLTLCGVVQYRSLLRLYINNHEVTYPFVSYMIYYPIVVLLFLLNFLVDAEPKYSEYPKVEKPCPEQRSSFPAKIFFTWFDPMAWKGFKTPLETTDLWTINPEDTAKEIVPKFDKYWNKSAQKSNNVQNTKASFRKSSGRVDFNNEYKKKTSSVLLPLCKAFGATFLFGAALKFVQDIVIFTSPQILRLLIDFIEKPGPLWKGYFYAVLLLLTATFQTLVLSQYFHRMLLVGLRVRTALVAAIYRKALRISNSARKESTVGEIVNLMSVDAQRFMDLTAYINMIWSAPMQIVLALYFLWEILGPAVLAGLAVLLILIPINVLITNRVKTLQIRQMKYKDERVKLMNEVLNGIKVLKLYAWEPSFEEQILKIRTKEIKVLKETAYLNSGTSFIWSFAPFLVSLVSFATYVLIDENNRLNSKVAFVSLSLFNILRFPLSILPMIIGNMVQAYVSVKRINKFMNSEELDPNNVQHDPSESYTLLIENGTFAWDLENIERPTLRNINLHVEQGQLIAVVGTVGSGKSSLLSALLGEMDKISGRVNTKGSIAFVPQQAWIQNASLQDNVLFGKSMHKNVYNRVIESCALNPDLKVLPAGDQTEIGEKGINLSGGQKQRVSLARAVYNDSDTYFLDDPLSAVDSHVGKHIFENVIGPSGLLRKKTRILVTHGITYLPEVDNIIVLKDGEITEVGTYKELLEKRGAFSEFLVQHLQEVHADGGSEADLHEIKQHLESTIGSNELQQKLTRGRSRMSESQSESGSMVDKRSLNGSLKRQYSTSSQQSGTYENSNKIKETKLLPPKSGEKLIEVEKTETGSVKWRVYSHYFKSIGWFLSISTIIMNAIFQGFSIGSNAWLSVWSDSNLTTYNDTVDHAKQNMYLGVYGGLGLGQGMTVLGGALILAKGTIRASVHLFENTLQRVLRNPMSFFDKTPTGRILNRLSKDTDVIDNTLPSILRSWIACLFGVIATLVVISFSTPEFIAVIIPISVIYYFVQRLYVASSRQLKRLESVSRSPIYSHFSETVSGAQMIRAFGVQDRFIQESESKVDFNQMCYYPSIIANRWLAVRLEMVGNLIIFFAALFAVLGRDTIQSGVVGLSISYALQVTQTLNWLVRMTSDVETNIVAVERIKEYGETPQEAAWKNPDYTAPKDWPLQGRVEFKDYKVRYREGLDLVLRGLSFSVKGGEKVGIVGRTGAGKSSLTLALFRIIEAADGKIIIDDIDITKLGLHDLRSRLTIIPQDPVLFSGSLRINLDPFSYYTDDEIWRALEHAHLKSFVKNLPNGLLYELSEGGENLSIGQRQLICLARALLRKTKVLILDEATASVDLETDDLIQTTIRQEFQDCTILTIAHRLNTILDSDRVIVLDNGRIMEYDSPDTLLHNSTSLFSSIAKDAGLAT, encoded by the exons attaAGGCAGGTActttagtaatatataatagaaaatatggCATGCAAACCTCTGGactgttatatttattttggtttCTCCTTACCTTATGCGGAGTTGTTCAATATAGAAGTTTATTAaggttatatataaataac cATGAAGTTACTTATCCATTTGTATCATACATGATATATTATCCAATAGTGGTACTTTTATTCTTATTGAACTTCTTGGTTGATGCAGAGCCTAAATATTCAGAATATCCCAAG gTTGAGAAGCCATGTCCAGAACAAAGATCTTCATTTCCAGcaaaaatcttttttacttGGTTTGATCCAATGGCATGGAAAGGTTTTAAAACACCCCTGGAAACTACAGATTTATGGACAATAAATCCAGAAGACACAGCTAAAGAAATTGTACCTAAATTCGACAAATATTGGAATAAAAGTGCACAAAAAAGTAACAA TGTACAAAATACTAAGGCATCGTTCAGAAAATCATCTGGTCGAGtagattttaataatgaatataagaAAAAGACATCATCAGTTTTGCTTCCTCTTTGCAAAGCTTTTGGTGccacatttttatttggagCTGCACTTAAATTCGTGCAAGATATTGTAATTTTCACTAGCCCTCAAATATTAAG GTTACTCATCGATTTTATTGAGAAACCCGGACCGCTATGGAAAGGCTATTTTTATGCAGTTTTACTCTTACTTACAGCCACATTTCAAACATTAGTTTTGTCTCAGTATTTTCATCGTATGCTCTTAGTTGGATTACGAGTACGTACTGCATTAGTTGCAGCAATTTATCGAAAAGCATTGAGAATATCTAATTCCGCCAGAAAAGAGTCAACAGTTGGTGAAATAGTAAACTTAATGTCCGTGGATGCACAAAGATTTATGGATTTAACTgcgtatataaatatgatttgGTCTGCACCAATGCAAATAGTTTtagcattatattttttatgggaAATCTTGGGACCAGCTGTGCTTGCTGGTTTAGCTGTTCTACTTATTCTCATCCCAATAAATGTCTTAATCACTAATAGAGTTAAGACATTACAAATTAgacaaatgaaatataaagatGAAAGAGTTAAATTAATGAATGAAGTACTTAATggtataaaagtattaaagcTATATGCATGGGAACCCTCATTTGAGGAACAAATACTGAAGATACgtacaaaagaaattaaagtacTTAAAGAAACAGCATATCTCAATTCTGGAACAAGTTTTATCTGGTCTTTTGCACCTTTTTTA GTCTCACTGGTGTCCTTTGCAACCTATGTACTTATAGATGAAAATAATCGTTTAAATAGCAAAGTTGCTTTTGTTTCACTCAgtctttttaatatcttaaGGTTTCCACTTTCTATATTACCTATGATAATTGGTAACATGGTtcag GCTTATGTTTCTGTAAaacgtattaataaattcatgaaTTCAGAAGAGTTAGATCCAAATAATGTTCAACATGATCCATCTGAAT CATACACATTATTAATTGAGAATGGCACCTTCGCATGggatttggaaaatattgaaagaccAACATTAAGAAATATCAATCTTCATGTAGAACAGGGTCAATTGATAGCTGTTGTTGGTACTGTAGGATCAGGAAAAAGTTCTCTTTTATCAGCTCTTCTTGGAGAAATGGACAAAATAAGTGGTAGAGTTAATACAAAA ggTTCTATAGCATTTGTGCCTCAACAAGCATGGATTCAAAATGCTTCATTACAagataatgttttatttgGGAAGTCAATgcacaaaaatgtatataatcgCGTAATTGAATCATGTGCATTAAATCCAGACTTAAAAGTGCTACCTGCGGGTGATCAAACTGAAATTggagaaaaaggaataaatttatctggTGGGCAAAAACAGAGAGTATCATTGGCAAGAGCAGTGTACAATGATTCTGATACTTATTTTTTGGATGATCCATTAAGTGCAGTAGATTCACATGTTGGAAAACATATATTTGAAAACGTAATTGGCCCTAGTGGTCTGCTTAGGAAGAAAACTAGAATACTTGTCACACATGGTATTACTTATTTACCTGAAGTTGATAACATCATTGTTCTTAAAGATGGTGAAATAACAGAAGTTGGAACTTACAAAGAACTTTTAGAAAAAAGAGGAGCCTTTTCTGAGTTTCTAGTGCAACATCTTCAAGAAG TACATGCTGATGGCGGATCAGAGGCAGATCTGCATGAAATTAAACAACATTTGGAATCTACAATTGGATCAAATGAACTCCAACAGAAATTAACAAGAGGTAGATCAAGAATGTCAGAAAGTCAAAGTGAATCTGGTTCAATGGTTGATAAAAGATCCTTAAATGGTTCGTTGAAaag acAGTATTCTACAAGTAGTCAGCAATCTGGTACTTACGAAAATAGCAAtaagataaaagaaacaaagttaTTACCTCCGAAATCAggagaaaaattaatagaggTGGAAAAAACTGAAACTGGAAGT GTTAAATGGCGAGTCTATTCTCATTACTTCAAATCCATTGGTTGGTTTCTATCAATATCGACTATTATAATGAACGCTATTTTTCAAGGATTTAGTATTGGTTCAAACGCTTGGCTCAGTGTATGGTCAGACAGTAATTTAACAACTTACAATGATACAGTCGATCATGCTAAACAAAATATGTATCTTGGAGTTTATGGTGGACTTGGTCTTGGTCAAG GCATGACAGTGCTTGGAGGGGCATTAATCTTGGCAAAAGGAACAATACGCGCTTCCGTGCATCTCTTCGAGAATACGTTGCAACGTGTTCTCCGGAACCCAATGTCATTTTTTGACAAAACTCCAACCGGTCGAATTCTTAATCGACTCTCTAAAGACACTGATGTCATTGATAATACGCTGCCATCCATACTGCGTTCTTGGATTGCTTGCCTCTTTGGG GTCATAGCCACTTTAGTGGTTATAAGTTTTAGTACACCAGAATTTATAGCAGTCATAATACCAATAAgtgtaatttattactttgttcAACGCTTATATGTTGCATCCTCAAGACAGTTGAAACGTTTAGAATCTGTTTCAAGATCTCCTATATATTCACATTTTAGTGAAACAGTTTCTG GAGCACAGATGATTAGGGCATTTGGAGTGCAAGACCGATTTATTCAGGAATCTGAAAGTAAAGTAGATTTTAATCAGATGTGCTATTATCCCAGTATAATTGCAAACAG ATGGTTGGCAGTACGTTTAGAAATGgttggaaatttaattattttctttgctgCATTGTTTGCAGTATTAGGTAGAGACACTATACAATCTGGTGTAGTTGGTTTATCTATTAGTTATGCTTTACAA GTTACTCAAACATTGAATTGGTTAGTACGAATGACTTCTGATGTTGAAACTAACATAGTAGCTgtagaaagaataaaagaatacgGTGAAACCCCACAAGAAGCAGCATGGAAAAATCCAGATTATACAGCACCTAAAGATTGGCCTTTACAAGGGCGAGTAGAATTTAAAGACTATAAAGTTCGTTATAGGGAAGGCTTAGACCTTGTACTTCGTGGATTATCATTTTCCGTTAAGGGAGGAGAAAAAGTTGGCATCGTTGGTAGAACTGGAGCTGGGAAATCGTCTTTGACATTAGCTCTATTTAGAATAATAGAAGCAGCTGATGGAAAGATTATTATCGATGACATTGATATTACTAAATTGGGACTTCATGATTTAAGATCTAGATTGACTATTATTCCTCAAGATCCTGTATTATTTTCAGGAAgtttaagaataaatttagaTCCTTTTAGTTATTATACTGATGACGAAATTTGGCGAGCTTTGGAACATGCACATCTTAAATCCTTTGTAAAAA ACTTGCCAAATGGtcttttatatgaattatCAGAAGGTGGAGAAAATCTAAGTATAGGTCAACGACAATTAATATGTTTAGCAAGAGCATTGCTTCGAAAAACGAAAGTACTGATTCTCGATGAAGCAACAGCTTCAGTTGATTTAGAAACAGATGATTTAATTCAAACAACAATTAGACAAGAGTTTCAAGATTGCACAATTCTTACGATAGCTCATAGACTTAATACAATTCTTGATTCAGACAG GGTCATTGTGTTGGATAATGGGCGCATCATGGAATATGATTCTCCAGACACATTACTGCATAATTCGACTAGTTTGTTCAGTAGTATAGCTAAAGATGCAGGTCTTGCTACATAG